The following proteins are encoded in a genomic region of Bacillus sp. FJAT-22090:
- a CDS encoding methionine ABC transporter permease: protein MPDILVQYEAEIWVSIGETFVMVGMSILAAVLFGLPVGTLLYLCKKGQVLENRFVFSTLNLLVNITRSFPFLLLVVFLIPFTRLIIGTAIGTAAATVPLSIIAIAHYSRLVEQSLLDVPRGVMEAAISMGASVKEIIFKFLYVEARSGLVLGLTTSIISFISYSTIMGVVGGGGIGDFAIRYGYQQFKTELMIYMIIIMVILVQLIQFIGTTVSRMIDKR, encoded by the coding sequence ATGCCTGATATATTAGTTCAATATGAAGCTGAAATATGGGTGTCTATTGGAGAAACCTTTGTAATGGTTGGTATGTCTATTTTAGCTGCAGTTTTATTTGGCCTCCCAGTTGGGACTTTACTTTACCTTTGCAAGAAGGGACAAGTTCTTGAGAATCGGTTTGTTTTTTCGACTTTAAATTTATTAGTAAACATTACTCGTTCTTTTCCTTTTTTGTTGTTAGTAGTTTTTTTAATCCCATTTACAAGACTAATTATTGGGACAGCAATTGGCACAGCGGCCGCAACAGTTCCGTTGTCAATAATAGCTATCGCACATTATTCACGGTTAGTAGAGCAATCTTTGTTGGACGTACCAAGAGGCGTAATGGAAGCAGCTATTTCAATGGGTGCTTCTGTTAAGGAAATTATATTTAAATTTCTTTATGTGGAAGCTCGTTCGGGACTTGTTCTCGGTTTAACAACATCGATTATTAGTTTTATTTCATATTCGACAATTATGGGGGTTGTCGGAGGTGGTGGTATAGGAGATTTTGCTATTCGGTACGGATATCAACAATTCAAAACAGAGTTAATGATTTATATGATTATCATTATGGTCATACTGGTACAGCTCATCCAATTTATCGGAACAACTGTATCAAGAATGATTGATAAAAGATAA
- a CDS encoding MetQ/NlpA family ABC transporter substrate-binding protein, translated as MKKIIFLITMLMLILAGCGQENEAKDKENVDKVQEEVTLKVASLIPPMTEILELVKPKLAEESINLEIVVLSDNVQPNSALAAGEVDVNFFQHVPYMEEFNRNNDAELVPVVPIYFANYGVYSKEYKTIDELPEGSVIAIANDVSNIDRSLALLAQHGVITLQDKTGPYYTKADIVDNPKNIKFEEVDLLMLARMYDDADAVIMTPAYAAPLNLTPKSDALLTEGVENDFAITLVARKDNADSEAIKKLAEAMTSEEVREFLKENYDETAIPAF; from the coding sequence ATGAAGAAAATAATTTTTCTAATTACAATGCTAATGTTAATTTTAGCTGGTTGTGGGCAAGAGAATGAGGCGAAAGATAAAGAAAATGTAGACAAGGTTCAAGAAGAAGTAACATTGAAAGTAGCTTCGTTAATTCCACCTATGACGGAAATCCTTGAACTTGTTAAACCAAAACTAGCGGAGGAATCCATTAATCTTGAAATTGTTGTACTAAGTGATAATGTTCAACCTAACAGTGCTTTAGCGGCAGGTGAAGTGGATGTGAACTTCTTCCAACACGTTCCTTATATGGAGGAATTCAATCGAAACAATGATGCAGAACTAGTTCCAGTTGTACCTATATACTTTGCGAATTATGGCGTATATTCTAAAGAATATAAAACAATCGACGAACTTCCGGAAGGTTCCGTCATTGCCATTGCAAATGACGTTTCGAATATAGATCGTTCTTTGGCTTTGTTAGCTCAACATGGTGTAATCACTTTGCAAGATAAAACAGGACCATACTACACGAAGGCTGATATTGTGGACAACCCTAAAAACATAAAGTTTGAGGAAGTCGATTTGTTAATGTTAGCGAGAATGTACGATGACGCAGATGCAGTAATCATGACACCTGCTTATGCTGCACCACTTAATTTGACACCAAAAAGTGATGCACTACTAACGGAAGGTGTAGAAAATGACTTTGCGATTACTCTAGTAGCACGCAAAGATAATGCTGATTCAGAGGCGATCAAAAAGTTAGCAGAAGCAATGACGAGTGAAGAAGTACGCGAATTTTTAAAAGAAAACTATGATGAAACTGCAATTCCAGCATTCTAA
- a CDS encoding malate:quinone oxidoreductase has product MRMVKMTNKQTNTDVILIGAGIMSATLGSILKELAPEWKIKVFEKLANAGEESSNEWNNAGTGHSALCELNYTAERADGSVDISKAITINEQFQLSRQFWSFLVKRKLISNPQDFIMPIPHMSLVEGEKNVTFLKKRFEALTNNPLFQGMEFSDNPEKLKEWIPLIMEGRTSNEPIAATKIDSGTDVNFGALTHMLFDHLTNHNVELNYKHTVKDIKRTSDGLWEVKVHDIDSNKIEYHTAKFVFIGGGGGSLPLLQKTGIPESKHIGGFPVSGLFLVCNNPEVVAQHHAKVYGKAKVGAPPMSVPHLDTRYIDNKKSLLFGPFAGFSPKFLKTGSNFDLIGSVKPNNVFTMLAAGAKEMSLTKYLIQQVMLSNEQRMEELREFIPNAKSEDWDVVVAGQRVQVIKDTEAGGKGTLQFGTEVVTAADGSVAALLGASPGASTAVHVMLEIINKCFPQHIKEWEEKIKEMIPSYGMSLAENPELLQEIHTSTAETLRLSDTELVNS; this is encoded by the coding sequence ATAAGGATGGTAAAAATGACTAACAAACAAACTAATACAGACGTTATTTTAATTGGTGCCGGAATCATGAGTGCAACTTTGGGATCAATACTGAAGGAGTTAGCACCAGAGTGGAAAATTAAAGTGTTTGAGAAACTTGCAAACGCTGGAGAAGAAAGTTCTAACGAATGGAATAATGCGGGAACTGGGCATTCTGCACTGTGCGAGCTTAATTATACAGCCGAAAGAGCGGACGGATCTGTAGATATTAGCAAAGCTATTACTATTAATGAACAGTTTCAGCTTTCAAGACAGTTCTGGTCTTTTCTTGTAAAACGCAAACTAATCAGTAATCCGCAGGACTTTATCATGCCAATACCTCATATGAGTTTAGTAGAAGGGGAGAAAAATGTAACGTTTTTGAAAAAACGTTTTGAAGCGCTAACAAACAATCCCCTGTTTCAAGGAATGGAATTTTCCGATAACCCAGAGAAGCTGAAAGAATGGATTCCCCTTATTATGGAAGGTCGTACATCAAATGAGCCGATTGCTGCAACAAAAATCGACTCAGGAACGGATGTTAATTTTGGCGCACTGACACATATGTTGTTTGACCATTTAACAAACCATAACGTAGAGTTAAACTACAAACATACAGTCAAGGATATTAAACGCACTAGTGACGGCTTGTGGGAAGTAAAAGTGCATGATATAGATAGCAATAAGATTGAATATCATACGGCGAAATTCGTCTTTATCGGTGGTGGGGGCGGAAGTCTGCCTTTATTACAAAAAACTGGTATTCCAGAATCAAAACATATTGGTGGATTCCCAGTAAGCGGATTATTCTTAGTATGTAACAATCCAGAAGTTGTAGCACAACACCATGCAAAAGTATACGGAAAAGCTAAAGTTGGTGCTCCGCCAATGTCTGTTCCGCATCTTGATACAAGATATATCGACAACAAAAAATCATTGCTGTTTGGACCGTTTGCGGGCTTCTCACCAAAGTTCTTAAAAACAGGGTCAAATTTTGATTTAATCGGTTCTGTAAAACCAAATAATGTCTTTACTATGTTGGCAGCAGGTGCAAAAGAGATGTCGTTGACGAAATACCTCATCCAGCAAGTTATGTTATCAAATGAACAGCGTATGGAAGAATTAAGAGAGTTTATTCCGAACGCAAAGAGCGAAGATTGGGATGTAGTAGTAGCGGGTCAACGTGTGCAAGTGATCAAAGATACGGAGGCTGGAGGTAAAGGAACACTTCAATTTGGTACGGAAGTTGTTACTGCTGCTGATGGCTCGGTAGCTGCATTGCTAGGTGCTTCTCCGGGTGCTTCTACTGCTGTACACGTAATGCTTGAAATCATTAATAAATGCTTCCCACAACACATCAAAGAATGGGAAGAAAAAATAAAAGAAATGATTCCTTCTTATGGTATGTCACTAGCGGAAAACCCAGAGCTTCTTCAAGAAATTCATACTTCAACAGCTGAGACGCTTCGTCTTAGTGACACGGAGCTAGTCAATAGTTAA
- a CDS encoding ECF transporter S component: protein MQKTTSYSNARTFDLIVTSMLIALVFVATLLLNIKLPIAANGGLVHLGTAMLFIASILFGPKKAALAGAIGMGLFDWVSGWTLWAPFTIVARGLQGYIVGKIAWSFGRDGNSIAFNLLATIVSIPVMLGVYYICEVVLYGSWVIPVASIPGNIVQNVVGIIIAIPVCVVLKRIPLFK from the coding sequence ATGCAAAAAACAACAAGTTATTCAAACGCACGCACTTTCGATTTAATCGTAACATCCATGTTAATAGCACTCGTTTTCGTTGCAACGCTCTTATTAAATATTAAACTACCGATCGCGGCAAATGGAGGGCTAGTGCATCTTGGAACAGCTATGCTCTTTATAGCATCTATCTTATTTGGCCCTAAAAAAGCAGCACTTGCCGGAGCTATAGGCATGGGGTTATTTGACTGGGTATCTGGTTGGACATTGTGGGCACCATTCACGATTGTGGCACGTGGCTTGCAAGGTTATATAGTTGGAAAAATAGCGTGGTCGTTCGGTCGCGATGGAAACAGTATTGCTTTCAATCTACTAGCTACTATCGTTTCAATTCCAGTTATGCTAGGTGTTTATTACATCTGTGAAGTCGTTCTTTATGGTAGTTGGGTTATACCAGTGGCTTCAATTCCTGGAAACATCGTTCAAAATGTAGTGGGGATTATCATCGCCATTCCAGTTTGTGTTGTATTGAAAAGAATTCCACTTTTTAAATAG
- a CDS encoding VanW family protein translates to MNRWIALLIILCSIGLAGCLDKSVNEEVETNNLEQKQQLEEEQKEPNTNNEVEEQETKPLVVNIMDPNTSRIIKTVSPKDLGYEDDFETYKKEIEKLAYELARGTETEAGYDKRMVLDKIDDNGQVIKGSPRIILKEDELVERIIEASSTGEDVKIPLYVTESSYDVKDIPHLDDVLIASYTTYFDASDVNRNKNIEISARAINDVIVGSGDYFSFNELTGPRDKANGYQPAPEIINKKLVMGIGGGVCQTSSTLFNVVDQLSVTYVERNHHSLDVGYVPKGRDATVSYGTLDFRFQNTSGAPFLIKAIFGSNFLTIEVRTSEEYREMLE, encoded by the coding sequence GTGAATAGATGGATTGCGTTGCTTATAATTTTATGTTCAATAGGACTGGCGGGTTGTCTAGATAAATCAGTAAACGAAGAAGTAGAAACAAATAACCTTGAACAGAAACAACAACTGGAAGAAGAACAAAAAGAGCCTAACACTAATAACGAAGTAGAGGAACAGGAAACAAAGCCATTAGTTGTAAATATCATGGATCCAAATACTTCAAGAATAATTAAAACTGTGTCACCGAAAGATTTAGGTTATGAAGATGATTTTGAAACTTATAAAAAGGAAATTGAAAAATTAGCTTATGAGTTGGCAAGAGGCACAGAAACGGAAGCTGGTTATGACAAGAGAATGGTTCTTGATAAAATTGATGATAACGGTCAGGTGATTAAAGGAAGCCCAAGAATTATTTTAAAAGAAGATGAATTGGTAGAAAGGATTATAGAAGCATCTAGTACAGGCGAGGATGTTAAAATCCCCTTGTATGTGACAGAAAGTAGTTATGATGTGAAAGATATTCCTCATTTAGATGATGTATTAATTGCTTCTTATACAACTTATTTTGATGCCTCGGATGTAAACAGGAACAAAAATATTGAAATTTCAGCAAGAGCCATTAATGATGTGATTGTTGGAAGTGGAGATTATTTCTCGTTTAATGAGTTGACAGGACCGAGAGACAAAGCAAATGGATACCAACCAGCACCTGAAATTATTAATAAGAAACTTGTTATGGGAATAGGGGGAGGAGTTTGCCAAACGTCCTCCACTCTTTTTAACGTAGTTGATCAATTGTCGGTAACATATGTGGAAAGAAACCATCATTCTTTAGATGTGGGATACGTCCCAAAAGGAAGAGATGCAACTGTTTCATATGGTACATTAGATTTCAGATTTCAAAATACAAGTGGAGCACCTTTTTTAATAAAAGCAATCTTTGGAAGTAACTTCCTTACAATAGAAGTAAGAACTTCGGAGGAATATAGAGAAATGCTAGAATAA
- a CDS encoding nucleotidyltransferase domain-containing protein, with product MDKIIQNKLREIEEKFQVKVLYAVESGSRAWGFPSKDSDYDVRFIYIHQPQWYLSIDPQGIGAKRDVIEVPINDLLDISGWEITKALRLFRKSNPPLLEWMRSNIIYYQMYSFIDKLRKLESEVFYPNPSLHHYLNMAKNNYREYLQGTEVKIKKYFYVLRPVLACKWIEEYKNVPPIDFHELLQSMIPAGELKNEIEHLLQRKIIGDELDIEPQIKVINEFLDSEMIRLEAYIKTIKVEVEDPTLKLDNLFRDTLKEVW from the coding sequence ATGGATAAAATAATTCAAAATAAATTGAGAGAAATCGAAGAGAAGTTTCAAGTAAAGGTTCTATATGCTGTCGAATCCGGTAGCAGAGCTTGGGGCTTTCCTTCCAAAGATAGTGATTATGATGTTCGTTTTATTTATATTCATCAACCACAGTGGTATTTGTCTATCGATCCACAAGGAATTGGTGCTAAGAGAGACGTAATAGAGGTCCCAATTAACGATTTACTAGATATAAGTGGTTGGGAAATAACAAAAGCATTGCGTCTTTTTAGAAAAAGTAATCCCCCATTATTAGAATGGATGAGAAGTAATATAATTTATTATCAAATGTACTCCTTTATTGATAAGTTGCGAAAGTTAGAATCTGAAGTGTTCTATCCGAATCCTAGTTTGCATCACTACTTAAACATGGCAAAAAATAATTATCGAGAGTACTTACAAGGAACAGAAGTAAAGATTAAAAAATATTTTTATGTACTTCGACCTGTATTAGCTTGTAAGTGGATTGAAGAATACAAAAATGTTCCCCCAATTGATTTTCATGAATTATTGCAAAGTATGATTCCAGCTGGTGAATTAAAAAATGAAATTGAACATCTTTTACAAAGAAAGATAATAGGTGATGAATTAGATATAGAACCACAAATCAAAGTAATTAACGAATTTTTAGACAGCGAAATGATACGTCTTGAAGCATACATTAAAACTATTAAAGTTGAAGTGGAGGACCCTACATTAAAATTAGATAATTTGTTTAGAGATACATTGAAAGAAGTTTGGTGA
- a CDS encoding MarR family winged helix-turn-helix transcriptional regulator produces the protein MNKNNLFHKFVAFTTSVHRVTHELTKNAKLDTITPVQYNILEYVYVSQPVTPSEISDCQYMSMPNTSRELKKLSEKNLIDKFGDIEDRRKQYIRLSKEGETMMNSAFQLIESDFLKRIKDASKEDLEEIEKALDILHKKVFY, from the coding sequence ATGAACAAAAATAATCTTTTTCATAAATTTGTGGCGTTTACAACTTCAGTTCATCGCGTTACACACGAGTTAACAAAAAATGCAAAGTTAGATACAATCACACCCGTGCAATATAATATTCTTGAATATGTATATGTCAGTCAGCCTGTTACCCCAAGCGAAATTAGTGATTGTCAGTATATGTCAATGCCCAATACAAGTCGAGAGCTCAAAAAATTGAGTGAAAAAAATTTAATAGATAAATTTGGGGATATAGAGGATCGAAGAAAACAGTATATCCGACTCTCTAAAGAGGGCGAAACCATGATGAATTCTGCGTTTCAATTGATAGAGTCTGATTTTTTAAAAAGAATTAAAGATGCTTCTAAGGAAGATTTAGAGGAAATTGAAAAAGCCTTAGACATTCTTCACAAAAAAGTTTTTTATTAA